In one Candidatus Planktophila vernalis genomic region, the following are encoded:
- a CDS encoding segregation and condensation protein A, which translates to MDLSLEESKDVNAVAGAFSVHLDNFDGPFDLLLQLISRHKMDITEISLSLVTDEFIAFIRALEASGEGWRLDQATEFLVVAATLLDLKAARLLPSGEVDDEEDLALLEARDILFARLLQYRAFKEIAATFSERITTADKFFPRVVALDPTLSALLPEVLIGVGPQRFAAIAERVLTPKVAPIVSVEHLHLALVSVAEESRVVVEALRRSKSMSFRNLVSDAENTMVIVARFLALLDLYRQGVLRFDQVMALGELQISWTGSESGEVEVTDEFDIPVVLEDDEPTEGSTNV; encoded by the coding sequence ATGGATTTATCTCTGGAGGAATCAAAGGATGTGAACGCCGTAGCTGGCGCATTCTCCGTCCACCTCGATAACTTCGATGGTCCTTTCGACCTGCTCCTACAGCTTATTTCTCGCCACAAAATGGATATCACTGAGATATCTCTGAGCCTTGTGACCGATGAATTCATAGCCTTTATTAGGGCCTTGGAGGCCTCAGGAGAGGGTTGGCGTCTAGATCAGGCCACCGAATTCCTAGTTGTGGCTGCAACCTTGTTAGATTTGAAGGCCGCAAGATTATTGCCAAGTGGGGAAGTTGATGACGAGGAAGATCTAGCTCTTCTTGAGGCTCGAGATATTCTCTTTGCACGTCTGCTTCAGTACCGAGCCTTCAAAGAGATTGCAGCGACCTTTAGCGAGCGCATAACAACTGCCGATAAGTTCTTCCCACGTGTTGTCGCACTGGATCCAACCCTGAGTGCGCTGCTTCCTGAGGTGTTAATCGGAGTGGGACCACAGCGCTTTGCAGCTATCGCAGAACGAGTCCTGACTCCTAAGGTTGCACCGATTGTCAGTGTTGAGCATCTTCACTTGGCATTGGTCAGCGTTGCTGAAGAGTCTCGAGTTGTAGTTGAGGCTTTGCGCAGATCGAAGTCCATGAGCTTTAGAAATTTAGTCTCAGATGCTGAAAACACCATGGTCATTGTTGCCAGATTCCTAGCCTTGCTCGATCTTTATCGCCAAGGCGTTTTGCGTTTTGACCAGGTCATGGCCCTTGGAGAGCTTCAGATCTCCTGGACGGGATCTGAGTCCGGGGAAGTGGAAGTGACCGATGAGTTTGATATCCCCGTGGTTTTAGAAGATGACGAACCGACAGAAGGTAGTACGAATGTCTAA
- the aroH gene encoding chorismate mutase — MSIRAIRGATQVSANTPEAIATGVKELIQAILDANSLTPSDVVSVFFTSTPDLTASFPAAACREIGFASVPLIGSVEVDVPGALAMVIRAMLHVESSKSHEEISHIYLHGAVALRRDIAQ; from the coding sequence ATGTCGATCAGAGCTATACGTGGCGCCACTCAAGTGAGCGCAAATACCCCAGAGGCAATAGCCACAGGGGTTAAAGAGCTGATCCAGGCGATTTTGGATGCTAACAGCCTGACACCTAGCGATGTTGTCTCGGTCTTTTTCACTTCGACCCCGGATTTAACGGCCTCGTTTCCGGCGGCTGCGTGTCGGGAAATCGGTTTTGCCTCAGTGCCACTCATTGGCTCAGTCGAGGTTGATGTGCCAGGGGCCTTAGCCATGGTCATCCGTGCGATGCTCCATGTTGAGAGCAGCAAGAGCCATGAAGAGATTTCTCATATCTATCTACACGGGGCAGTGGCCCTACGCCGAGATATAGCCCAGTAA
- a CDS encoding prephenate dehydrogenase: MVRSVRIVGAGLIGTSIGLALAAKNIAVEMIDVDSRNQALAQDLTGGVSIAEPELIILATPLRALSQVINEQYELNPNSTFMDVCSVKVEPLQKVQASKLPLKQFVGTHPMAGREVGGAESARADLFLSRSWIITPDAQSDSEAVAKVKWLIQLLGATCVELDAVSHDAAVARVSHLPQITATLLAGSLHGVAPEWLDLAGAGLRDTTRIAASDENLWKEIISSNSQEVKALLTNLHNELGAMIDAVDDEERIAVIMRKGRDGRNLIPGKHGGKAREYTYVPIVIDDKPGQLGAIFNECAAMSVNVEDLVIEHSPGQLNALITLALSADDAVKLSNHLSSIGWNVHPIRK; this comes from the coding sequence ATGGTGCGCTCAGTTCGAATTGTGGGGGCTGGCCTTATAGGCACCTCCATCGGATTGGCTCTGGCAGCCAAAAACATAGCTGTTGAGATGATCGACGTGGATAGCCGTAATCAGGCTTTGGCACAGGATTTAACAGGGGGAGTCAGCATTGCCGAGCCGGAGCTAATTATTCTGGCAACTCCTCTCAGAGCCCTTTCCCAGGTGATAAACGAGCAATATGAACTAAACCCAAACTCAACGTTTATGGATGTTTGTAGCGTTAAAGTTGAACCTCTACAAAAGGTTCAGGCATCAAAGCTCCCATTGAAGCAATTCGTAGGCACCCACCCAATGGCCGGCCGCGAAGTCGGGGGAGCAGAGTCAGCTCGCGCCGATCTCTTTCTTTCTAGAAGTTGGATCATCACCCCGGATGCACAAAGTGATTCGGAAGCCGTAGCCAAGGTCAAATGGCTTATTCAACTGCTCGGGGCGACCTGCGTGGAATTAGATGCGGTTTCCCATGATGCAGCGGTGGCCAGAGTTTCCCATCTGCCACAGATTACGGCCACCCTTTTGGCTGGCTCATTGCATGGCGTGGCCCCTGAATGGCTAGACCTAGCTGGAGCCGGTCTTCGCGACACCACTCGCATTGCAGCATCGGATGAGAATTTATGGAAAGAGATCATTAGTTCAAATTCTCAAGAGGTCAAGGCTCTACTTACAAATTTGCATAACGAGCTTGGCGCAATGATTGATGCAGTTGATGATGAAGAAAGAATTGCAGTGATTATGCGCAAGGGACGTGATGGACGAAATCTGATTCCAGGTAAACACGGTGGAAAAGCACGTGAATACACCTACGTTCCAATCGTTATTGACGATAAACCAGGTCAATTAGGCGCAATATTTAATGAATGTGCCGCAATGTCTGTCAACGTTGAAGATTTAGTAATCGAGCACTCACCAGGACAGCTCAATGCTTTAATCACTTTGGCACTTTCTGCAGATGATGCAGTGAAGTTATCAAATCATCTCTCATCAATCGGGTGGAACGTTCATCCGATCCGTAAATAG
- the der gene encoding ribosome biogenesis GTPase Der, whose translation MGIVVAIDGPSGAGKSSTSKAIAIRAGWNYLDTGALYRAVTWVALENNCIEAAEILKALKSAPIRFVSDPNSPDVFAGDTQITHAIRGTSVTENVSRISAMPQIREELLVIQRKIIAQAPRGIVVEGRDIGTVVVPDAALKIYLTADLDARAYRRENETDDKSVDVKSSLENRDSIDSTRTVSPLAMAFDAVEVDSTNLDLDETVERIWELLRQRSLLGLPIVAILGRPNVGKSTLINRFLGRREAIVEDTPGVTRDRVQYECEWGGRRFIIMDTGGWEAKPDGISVQVSAGAEIAMQEADVLAFVVDAQVGALDEDDILVQHLRKAKKPLILIGNKVDGEREESEAHGLWSLGLGEPYFVSALHGRGSGDLLDHIVAELPEVGGAQTQDGYRKVALIGRPNVGKSSLLNALAGENRSIVDDVAGTTRDPVDELIEFGGSIWRFIDTAGLKKRANQASGTDYYASLRTQTALELCEVAVVVLDASEPITEQDLRVITMVEEAGKAMVIVMNKWDLVDEDRRDQLDREIDRHLDQVEWAQRVNVAAKTGWHRDRLAPALRTALDSWEKRVPTAKLNSFLGALIGATPPPVRGGKQPKVYYATQAGIAPPKFVVFSNGWIEASYRRFIERRLREEFSFPGTPVQVAIRVKERE comes from the coding sequence ATGGGCATAGTCGTAGCAATTGATGGCCCGAGTGGCGCAGGTAAATCAAGTACATCTAAAGCAATCGCAATTCGCGCAGGTTGGAACTATTTAGATACAGGTGCGCTCTATCGCGCAGTTACTTGGGTTGCTCTAGAGAACAACTGTATTGAAGCTGCAGAAATTCTTAAGGCACTCAAGAGCGCACCGATTAGATTTGTATCTGATCCGAATTCTCCAGATGTATTTGCAGGTGATACACAGATTACCCATGCAATCCGCGGAACTTCTGTGACAGAAAATGTTAGTCGCATAAGTGCAATGCCACAGATTCGCGAAGAACTACTCGTCATCCAACGCAAGATTATTGCCCAAGCTCCACGCGGAATAGTTGTCGAGGGGCGCGATATAGGAACGGTAGTTGTTCCTGATGCAGCTTTAAAGATATATCTAACAGCTGATTTAGATGCTCGCGCTTATCGTCGCGAGAATGAAACAGATGATAAATCTGTTGACGTGAAGAGTTCGCTGGAAAATCGCGATTCCATTGACTCTACCCGCACGGTTTCACCGCTTGCTATGGCATTTGATGCAGTTGAAGTTGATTCAACGAATCTAGATTTAGATGAAACGGTTGAGCGAATCTGGGAATTACTTCGCCAACGATCTCTTCTTGGGCTTCCTATCGTTGCAATTCTTGGTCGACCTAACGTTGGTAAATCAACATTGATTAACAGATTCTTAGGACGCAGAGAGGCAATTGTTGAGGACACACCAGGTGTTACACGCGATCGTGTTCAGTATGAATGCGAATGGGGCGGTCGTCGTTTCATCATTATGGACACTGGCGGTTGGGAAGCAAAACCTGACGGTATCTCTGTGCAAGTAAGTGCTGGCGCCGAAATTGCGATGCAAGAAGCTGATGTGCTGGCTTTTGTTGTTGATGCACAAGTTGGTGCATTGGATGAAGATGACATTTTGGTTCAACATCTGCGCAAAGCTAAGAAGCCACTGATTTTGATAGGCAACAAAGTTGATGGAGAGCGCGAAGAGTCAGAAGCACATGGCTTGTGGTCTCTAGGACTTGGTGAACCATATTTCGTGTCAGCACTTCATGGTCGCGGTTCTGGAGATCTACTTGACCATATTGTTGCTGAGCTACCTGAAGTTGGCGGAGCGCAAACACAAGATGGTTATCGCAAGGTTGCACTCATTGGCCGACCTAATGTTGGTAAGTCATCATTGCTAAATGCCCTAGCTGGTGAGAACAGATCAATCGTTGATGACGTTGCAGGAACAACGAGAGACCCAGTAGATGAATTAATTGAATTTGGTGGATCGATCTGGAGATTTATCGACACCGCGGGATTGAAAAAGCGGGCTAACCAGGCATCAGGCACTGATTATTACGCATCTCTTCGCACGCAGACAGCGTTAGAGCTTTGTGAAGTCGCAGTTGTTGTGTTGGATGCATCAGAGCCAATCACTGAACAAGATTTGCGAGTCATCACCATGGTGGAAGAGGCTGGAAAAGCCATGGTCATCGTGATGAACAAGTGGGACTTGGTCGATGAGGACCGCCGCGATCAGCTAGACCGTGAAATTGATCGCCACCTGGATCAGGTGGAATGGGCACAGCGAGTAAACGTGGCCGCCAAAACTGGTTGGCACCGAGATCGTCTGGCACCTGCCCTTCGCACCGCCCTTGATAGTTGGGAGAAGCGAGTGCCTACGGCCAAGCTCAACTCATTCCTCGGAGCCCTCATCGGTGCAACACCGCCTCCAGTTCGCGGCGGAAAGCAGCCAAAGGTTTATTACGCCACCCAGGCTGGCATCGCACCTCCCAAATTCGTTGTCTTTTCTAATGGCTGGATTGAGGCTTCCTATCGTCGATTCATCGAACGCAGATTGCGTGAGGAGTTCTCCTTTCCTGGCACGCCAGTGCAGGTAGCGATCAGGGTTAAAGAGCGAGAGTAA
- the scpB gene encoding SMC-Scp complex subunit ScpB — translation MSNVEVERSIEAILMVVDEPVSEIILAQVLEKTVEEVEAALAHLVTTYDDRGFSLRKINGGWRFYSNPDYHAAVEKFVLDGQQNRLTQAALETLSVIAYRQPVSRARVSAIRGVNVEAVMKTLITRGLVEESGIEHESGAILYKTTSYFLERLGLNSLEDLPALAPYLPNLDGLDEILDSLTD, via the coding sequence ATGTCTAATGTAGAAGTTGAGCGTTCTATCGAGGCGATCCTGATGGTCGTAGATGAGCCGGTTTCAGAGATCATCTTGGCTCAGGTCCTTGAAAAGACAGTCGAAGAGGTCGAAGCTGCCCTTGCTCACCTGGTAACTACCTACGATGATCGTGGATTTTCCTTGCGTAAAATCAACGGGGGATGGCGCTTCTATAGCAACCCTGACTACCACGCAGCCGTTGAGAAGTTCGTCCTAGATGGCCAGCAAAATCGATTGACCCAAGCGGCCCTTGAGACCCTTTCCGTCATTGCCTACCGCCAACCTGTCTCCCGAGCTCGAGTTTCAGCTATCCGTGGCGTGAACGTGGAAGCGGTTATGAAAACGTTGATCACCCGAGGTTTAGTCGAGGAGTCCGGGATAGAGCACGAGAGCGGCGCCATCCTTTACAAGACCACGAGCTACTTCTTGGAGCGCCTCGGACTGAACTCTCTGGAAGATCTTCCAGCCCTGGCTCCATACCTGCCAAACCTTGATGGGCTAGATGAAATCCTTGATTCGCTAACTGATTAA
- a CDS encoding CDP-alcohol phosphatidyltransferase family protein, whose product MNSSLLSIPNALTFLRFLGIPLFVYLTLSIEADGWAIVVLAIGGATDYFDGKLARAWNQTSRFGELADPAIDRLYILTILIVFLIRDIVPVWIIVLLIARDLILALITLMMKSKGLAPFTVTYLGKAATFNLMYAFPFLLLAKSDSSLGTIAFVLGWSFAIWGIALYIATGISYGREGFSQMRGTRVINS is encoded by the coding sequence ATGAATTCATCGCTTCTATCAATTCCAAACGCTTTAACTTTTCTGCGCTTTCTAGGTATTCCACTCTTTGTTTATCTGACTCTTTCTATAGAGGCTGATGGTTGGGCAATCGTAGTTTTAGCTATCGGGGGAGCCACCGATTACTTTGATGGCAAGTTAGCTAGAGCTTGGAATCAAACATCTCGCTTTGGAGAGTTAGCCGATCCAGCGATTGATCGTCTCTACATCTTGACGATTCTGATTGTCTTTTTGATTCGCGACATTGTTCCAGTTTGGATTATCGTCTTGCTCATTGCCCGTGATCTCATACTTGCTCTGATCACACTTATGATGAAGTCAAAAGGCCTGGCACCGTTCACAGTTACCTATTTGGGCAAGGCGGCAACCTTTAACCTTATGTATGCCTTCCCGTTTTTACTTTTGGCTAAAAGTGACTCATCTCTGGGCACCATCGCCTTTGTTTTGGGGTGGAGTTTTGCCATCTGGGGGATTGCCCTCTACATTGCAACAGGTATAAGTTATGGACGCGAAGGCTTTTCGCAGATGAGGGGAACACGTGTCATCAATTCCTGA
- a CDS encoding pseudouridine synthase — protein MGQMRLNKIIADAGITSRRGADELIESGRVSVDGITIREMGSKFDPELVQVMVDGETITRSLSKSYLVLHKPKGVLSTMYDPDGRPSLSDFIDLRKERLFHVGRLDKDSEGLILLTNDGDLTFRATHPSFGLEKTYIIEHEGKLPTGIDKILLKGIELEDGMGRVLTYKELSPTWLEVSIHEGRYHIIRRLMEAVDVQVLRLIRTNFGPISLGDTPEGRWRNLNEGELTNLRNVLGL, from the coding sequence ATGGGCCAAATGCGCCTTAACAAGATAATTGCAGATGCGGGTATTACCAGCCGCCGAGGCGCAGATGAGCTAATTGAATCTGGCCGAGTTTCAGTCGATGGAATCACGATTCGCGAGATGGGTTCTAAATTCGACCCTGAATTAGTTCAAGTCATGGTAGATGGTGAGACAATTACACGTTCTTTGTCTAAGTCTTATTTAGTGCTTCATAAGCCAAAGGGCGTTTTGTCTACCATGTATGACCCAGATGGACGACCTTCCCTCAGTGACTTTATTGATCTTCGAAAAGAGCGACTTTTCCATGTTGGGCGCTTGGATAAAGACTCCGAAGGATTGATCCTTTTGACCAATGATGGAGACCTTACGTTTCGAGCTACCCACCCATCTTTTGGCCTGGAGAAGACTTACATCATCGAACACGAGGGAAAACTGCCTACTGGAATCGACAAAATTCTCCTTAAAGGCATCGAACTAGAGGATGGAATGGGCCGAGTTTTGACCTATAAAGAGCTCTCTCCGACCTGGCTTGAGGTCTCGATTCACGAGGGTAGGTACCACATTATTCGCCGCCTAATGGAGGCAGTTGATGTGCAAGTCCTTCGACTGATCCGTACTAACTTCGGGCCGATCTCATTGGGAGACACCCCAGAAGGACGCTGGAGAAACCTCAATGAGGGAGAACTAACAAATCTACGTAACGTTTTAGGGCTTTAA